In a genomic window of Piliocolobus tephrosceles isolate RC106 chromosome 1, ASM277652v3, whole genome shotgun sequence:
- the LOC113225229 gene encoding 60S ribosomal protein L12 → MPPKFDPNEIKVVYLRCTGGEVGATSALAPKIGPLGLSPKKVGDDIAKATGDWKGLRITVKLTIQNRQAQIEVVPSASALIIKALKEPPRDRKKQKNIKHSGNITFDEIINIARQMRHRSLARELSGTIKEILGTAQSVGCNVDGRHPHDIIDDINSGAVECPAS, encoded by the coding sequence ATGCCGCCGAAGTTCGACCCCAACGAGATCAAAGTCGTATACCTGAGGTGCACCGGAGGTGAAGTCGGTGCCACTTCTGCGCTGGCCCCCAAGATCGGCCCCCTGGGTCTGTCTCCGAAAAAGGTTGGTGATGACATTGCCAAGGCAACGGGTGACTGGAAGGGCCTGAGGATTACAGTGAAACTGACCATTCAGAACAGACAGGCCCAGATTGAGGTGGtgccttctgcctctgccctgaTCATCAAAGCCCTCAAGGAACcaccaagagacagaaagaaacagaaaaacattaaacacagtGGGAATATCACTTTTGATGAGATCATCAACATTGCTCGACAGATGCGGCACCGATCCTTAGCCAGAGAACTGTCTGGAACCATTAAAGAGATCCTGGGGACTGCCCAGTCAGTGGGCTGTAATGTTGATGGCCGCCACCCTCATGACATCATAGATGACATCAACAGTGGTGCTGTGGAATGCCCAGCCAGTTAA